The genomic window GTGCTGCATTAGGGACTCTGGGAGGCTGACTACTTCTGCCTCCCACTGCCCCATGGCCACCGCTGCATCTTGCTCCCTGGTAGCTTGAAAAGGTACTCAGGGATAGTCAAGAagaagctgggctggagcaaggtgATGGGAAGTACAAATCTGCTGTTGGAGTGAGCACAGTGTATACAtgcagcctcagcctctgccagctccaccagcagcgCTTGGACACCCCATCAGGGCCCCAGCCAACAAATGCCGGTGCCTGCTGCTCAATGTAATCACCATTTTTTTGCTCTCTGTGGGGTGAGATGGAGGGATAAGCCCTCTGGAGTAATCCCAACATAAAGGCAAACATAGGCAATCCCAGAAATAGCCTAGCAGGTGATTGAAAGCATGAGGAGGTAATTCCAAACCACTGTTCAGAGGCTGCAGCAAcgtctgcccagccctgctgggtaaACTGTCCCCAACCCTGACATCGCCCATAACACCACCAGGTGCTGGGAGCCTCACCCCATGGCAGGGCTAGCCCATGcttggctgctgccagagccccaCCAGTGTTTGCCGAGCACCGGTGCCGCGGGAGCCGTGCTGATGCCTGGTCATGAACCACGGCTGTCTGTTTGCTCACTCTCTCCCTGACCCTGCCGCAGGTCGGTCCCCAGGTGCTGTCTGCTAAGGAGAGGACGGAGTGCCCAGCAGTCTGGCATAAAcaccctgggctgtgccagcctcatCTTGCACGGAAGAACAGATTACCACCACAAGTTGGGTAAGTTGTCTTGATTACAGGTTAATGGAAGAGCTTCCAGGCTCTGCTTCCTTAGCACAacttctccatccctctcttGTACCTCCATCTGGATTTCAATGTGTATCCAGTTCCAGAGGGAAGCGGGATTTGCAATGGGGCATCTGGACGTGGCCTTCTCCAAAGCAGTTTTGGGGTCACTGCTTCGTGGAGTTCCCCTCTCCAGTtctccagggcagaggggagggaagcaaTTTCACTTCATGTTAGGTATGTCCTAATGCCTTAAAACATTTGCCAGTGCCCAAGCTGTCAACATAATATATCAAACCCCACAAGCAGCATATAACTTCATGTGCATCATCACAATTACATGAAGAAATCCCATATCACCCAGAGgtccttttgttttttcaatGGTTGGTCACTCAGACATGACATTGAATCAACAAAGACATTTgccagaagcccagaaaaaTATTGCAAAGCCATTTTCACACTTTCCCAATTAAGCTTGAAttaaagaagggggaaaaaaggacaaaGGTTCTCAATTATATATCCCAAGTAGCTTTAACATCTATGAGGGTCtggatttgggggtgggggggaggggaaggtgggAGAGGAGGGTTTTTTGTCCTACCTTCATTAGTGATTTATCTTGCCTTCTAAGATCCACCAAGTGCAGGTTACCAATGATCGGAAGAGGAGTTGGACCAGGAGGAAACTTAAAAGCTGAATATTTATAGCTGGTCGAAAAATGGAGCGCAGCTAATAacgctgctgcacacagcaggcaaATTAGTGTAGGATcagagagaaatgaaattaaaaaagacatctttttttgtttgtttaattatatatatatatatatttagtaGTAGTAATctagggttggttttttttttttggggggggggggttggttagAAGCAATAAAAGTGCAGTGGCACTGTTCAGTTTCTGCCAGCTGGCTTTCTGTTTGCTCTCTGCGATTGCTACAAGCACTCGATTCTTATTAAGGTTTGTGGAGTACCTAAATAAATACAGCATACTCCACCCTCTTTAAACACCTCAGAGAATGTGGTCTAAGCAGTTTGCAAAGCCTGTCCAGAAGTAAAGAGAGTTTCAAATTACAAACCcatgcatgtgtgtgcaagAACATATACATGGGAAAAGGTGCTTGGCATTCCTCTAtaacctcctcctccccctgggACCTCAAGGTCCTTTATTAGCAGTACTATGACCCTCCAAACACTCTGCTGATACAGAGTAAGTGAGAAGGTTTCTTTGAATCCTATCAGGAACCTCCAGATTCAGGTTTGGGTAGGGTTGGAGATCTCTGGGTtgctagaggggaaaaaataatcttgtTATGGGAGACtttaactttcttgatgtcAAGTGGAGATGAAAGGTTGTTAATCATGGTAAAGCCATGTATCCCTGGGGGGGTTGCAGCCATAAACTTCTTCATAAAGTTGTCTCAGAACAGCCCAGAAAATAGGTGATTTCAGACTTTGTGTCTGAAGCAGAGGACAAGTAATAGCTAGCCATGGCAAATTAGCTTGGATCAAGTGATCATGAGTGGATTCACGAGTGGGATGGAAGGACAAAATTAGATTTGAAACTTCTGAGAGGATTCTTCATTTTGCAAGAGCAGCTTCGAAGAGAGAAGAGGTTAATGAAGTTAATGAAGCCAGCTGGCTTGGCAGGCTTCAGAAGGGGAACGAGACAGGGGAACAGAATTATTTTGAGTCAAAGGCACTAAATACCTGGAGCTTGCTTAAAGTTTTAGATCTTGGACACAAAGAATTGATATCTGTGGTGACAAATcatgggtgtcaggaggatattagaaataaacagccccagcaatagtgtaagggaaaataaaaccccagtGAGATGGTTCAGGGAAGAAAGAGCTGTTCTACACAGTCAGGAAGCACGAGGCTAAAGGTACAGTTGTCCATCATATAAAGGATATAGATCGTATAAAGGCCATTATGCAGCAAATATGGGTCCTCAGCCTTGCAAATGCAAAGAAAGTAGGGAAGGAAGTGGCTCTGATTTGAATTGGAGCATAGCTACGGTTGGTCCCAGAGCAAACAGCTGCTTGGCTGCGCGCTGGAGCTGCCGGTGTTGTATGGAGATGTTACAGCACAAGCAGCTGCCCAGAAACAGCAGTGAGTCTGTTGCAACATTTCTgggacttcattttttttcttttttattagttTCCAAGAAATGGGCTGGAGGCAATGGTTTCCTCCAGAGCATGCCTAGGATGACTCAACCCTGCCTGTTCAAGTgagagaagaggcagaagggTTGTAAGGGCAGGCAAGAAGGatcagggctggcacaggatgCAGAGTGTGGGCATTGCAATGAGAAGTTGCGATGGCAATGCTCTGCACCCCCGTGCAAATGCTTtgctcctgcagggctttgtCTGACCGGCAGCACCCTGCGGTGCAAAAGTTACATGTTGCTCTCAGTACTTCATCTTTGCCTTGGGAGCTGCTGAAATCATTAAAAAAGCCTTTCAGAAAGAGACTTAAATTACATCTGAAAAGCCAGAGGGGAGTGgattggtgggttggtttttttcatttaacCATGCTCTGAGTGCAATGCATTAAAATGACAAAGGTAAGTAAAGCTCTTGCGATGACAAGAAATTCCTGTCTCAATAATGTGTCTGGGACGTGTTTCGCTCCTGAGCCTCGCTGCTACGTGCTCCCTGGcctgagcacacagagctgagcacaaaACACCTGCCAGGCGCTGACAGGGCTCCGGGAGCATTCCTGGGGCAGCCAGGCCCCTCAGGGTGCTCTCAGCAGGGTTGTCCTCCATCCCTTGTGCCCATGTGGCAAACGCCTGCAAGAGCATGGGAACCAGGTGTTTCCAGTGAGAACACGGAGCGTGGGCATCATCCACGGACCCCAAAGTGCGGCCACTGTGCTGCTAGTTAGCCAGCCTGGGGAGAGTCAGCCAGTAAAGCACCAGCCCTGCATCCTTTAAATCAACTAAAATCCCCCCAAATCTCTGTGCCTTCTCTGACAGTCCCATCTTTGGCTAACAGTGAATCCAGACCTGCAGCCTCAAATaactcctgctgtgctgagttCCTTTTAAGCATGAGCAGGAGCCACAAACATCACTGTAAAAAGCCACATCAGAGAGCCATCCAGAGCCATGTTCTGCCTCAGACAGCAGCTGTGATTATCTGGAGCTAGAGATGCAATTACTCCCTTTGAGCTGAGTGTGGCTGTGAGTATTGCTCTCTGTTGGCATTGCTAAACATGTCCTGGCTGTGTGTTGCCCAGGGATCCCTGTGCTCACCTCTCTGGCATGGGTGTATTAAGGGTGATGCAGTCCAGCTTTATCAGTTTGACCCCGAATCGACTCAAACCTGCCACACGAGATAGATCGACATGAACAGAGCAAAATACTTGTTTATTAAGTAGGAGATAAGGTCAAGCCTGCAGTAGTCAGACTGCAAACAGAGTGACAGCAAAACAAACGTAagcaggtgcagcagggagagattTCTTGTTACACAGCTTGTCAAGCGGACTCCTTGAGATGCAGCCagaagctggagctgtccccaCGGTCCCATGCATGTACAAGTGTGATAGCAGTACAAGTACAAGCTGCAGTACAACTGTTAGAGTGCTGCCTTCAGTTGTGTGAGCTAAAGCCAGCATAAAGGGACAGTATCTTGGCAAAGACTGCCCTGCTTTGTCATCCCTTTGtattctctccctcctttcacagaatcaccaaggttggaagagacctcaaagatcatcaagtccaacctgtcaccacagaccttatgactactaaaccctggcaccaagtgccacattcaatctcctcttgagcacctccagggatggtgactccacccctccctgggcagcccattccaatggctaacagctccctctgtgaagaactttctcctcacctcaagcctaaacttcccctggtgcagcttgagactgtgttctcttgttttggtgctgattgcttgggagaagaggccaacctcctcctggctacaacctcccttcaggtaggttcCATTTCCTTCCAAATCACCTTTAGATGACAGGAAATTTTGGGGGGGTTCATTAGAGAGGTACCATAACTGCCCCCACACTCTCTGTtaactttctgtttcttttttgcttCTCATCCCAACCTGCCTTTCCTGCCTTCAAGCCAACACAAAGGATCTTCAGTGACTCACTGCTCCCTAACCCACACCTGGTTTTCTGCCTGTTTCAGAGCACACGAAGCAGCCTCCTCTCTCATACCTGCACCACTGTTCAGATTTCACACACATATCATGCTTCCTCGTTGGGTGTAGCCTTGTGGATACAGCTGGTTGTTCCTAGTCTTAATGGCTTCTGTGTGATATAAATCATTAATTGTAGCAATCAAACAGCTGCTCTaggacagctgcagtctctGGGGTGTCACCAGCTTTCTACAGAGACCCCCATACAACAAGTTAATGATACAGGTGAGTGACTTGGTAACAAAGTCTAATCTGCTTCTTCTTCCAGACTCTATTACCAGTTTTACATCTATTTTCATAGTGACTACATTCAAAATCCTATTACCCTTGACAGTGACACAGGATCTCTGCTGTCAGAATGTGAGCATTATCAGCTCTGAATTTGTAACTTCATAGGTGGCCAAAGCACTTTTTGCAAGCACCAAATTTTTTCTTGCAGTTCCCATGGTGAtggcctggctcctgctgtgctgagcccatggcagggggatctTCTCAATAGTGCATGCTGAGCTGTTACTCTGCCTGGAGACGTCACTGCTTATCCCTGACACAAGGAATGTCTACAGAGGACAGCCAGGGGCTGTGTATCTGGTGTAGAGCTGAAGACAAACAGTAGAAGTCAAAGCCTTCTTTTCAGTCAAATGGAAAATATCATCCCTGTTCATCCCAACACCCCTGATACATGAGACTGATACCTGTATTAGGAGCCTGTCACCCAGCAGTTAGTGGAGAGAGTTGGTAACTCAGATGTTATGGCATCCACTGAAGgatcctctctctttccctgtggTGGGTAGAGAGCATCTAGAGAGCAACTATGGCTCCTAATGCACAAGCAGAGAAGTGGACTGAGCTTCTCTCAGCTCTCTGATGGGAGCATGGTGGTCTTGCTGCCCATCACCCTCACACTGCCTTGGGCTTGGGTCCAGCTTTAGCCACGCTGATTCCGAAATTCTTTGCTTTCTGTGACTGGTCATTTTCTGCCACTTTAGGGATCTGAGAGGGCCCAGGAAGGAACTGGATAAGTGTGAGAGCTAGCACAAAGCCAGGAGAGGTGAGGGAGTGGTAGAAATGCCTTtcttagcagcagcagaaagctgctaGATTGGCCCCATCATAAATGGGCTCTTAGGCATAAAGTGCCCAGCGTGAGTTGGAATGAACCCACTTCCCAAACCACTTAGATGTTTTCTGATAACTGTCCCGTGCCTGGCTCCTGGCATCAGCCCATGTTACACTCTCCTGTCTGGGACTCTGTAATAAAGATAAGGCAGGTTGTAGTGTACAATGGCAGTTCAATCTGAGGCTTGGCTGAACAACTGTCCTGGGGAGATTTCTAGATCCATTAAATGTCTGTTGTCTCCAGCTGGGCCATCGTTAATCAGCTCTGCTATAGAGCTTGGACTTTGGGCTGAGAAATTCCCTGTGGAGGCTCTCAGGGAAGAGCCTCTGATGGGTTGCATCTATAGAGGAGGCTTGAAGCCATTTCATTCTTCCAAACATCCCTGAAAACTGCATCTCTGATGTGCTGTTCCAGGAATGAAGCACACTGTTTCTGAGAGCAGCACTCAGGGGTTTGCATTACTGAAAGGTTTGCATTATACATACACCACAAAAGGTGTTAGAAAAAATGGCATGAATGAGGGAAAAATAGCAGTGCCTGGTGTCTTCCTTCCCCTAAAGCTCAGGTACAGCCAGGTTTTTATCCCCTGTAACTAACTTGCTTTCAAGCTTGAAGTGTTCACTACTCTAACTCCATGTCATTTGATCATTCACAGGGCACAGCACAAACCAGGTGAGGCATGGGGTTCAAAGTAAAGCCAACATCAGCAGTGAGATCTAGGTCTGACTTATCCACTcctggagggggctggaaaACAAATTTGCGGAGCAGGCCTGCAAAGAAGAGGAACAGCTCCATTCTGGCCAGTCCCTCTCCAAGACAAGCTCTTCGTCCTGAAAACAACCAGGGAAGAAGTAAATGATCAGCATCGTAACTCCTACTGTTGATGTTCGAGACCTCATACACTGGGTGTTTGGGCCATAAGAGCAAGCTGTTAAGGTAGGATGTTTTAACTTCCTTCTCCCTATTTTAGAGGTGCTACTGACTGGGTCTCAAGCCACAGAGAAGCCTGGAAGTATGTGAGACCATTCAGTGACTGGGTAAATCGGTGTCTCCCAGATATTTAAAAGAAGAGTTGGTTACTTACAGCAATGGTGGACAGGGCAAATGACCAGAAATCCCTTATTCCTTATTATTATGTTTTGTGTCCCCAACTTTTCTACTCCCCTGGAATCAGTGGGTACTCTGCCATTAGCCTGGCCCCAAGTGGTGCACACGTGGCCCCTCTCACCTATGGAGAATGGAATAAATGCCTCTCTCCTAATGAAGTTCCCATCGGCATCCAGGAAGTGGGAAGGGTTGAACTGATCTGGGGTTTTCCAGTGTAACTTGTCATTCAGAGCAGAGGTCAGCAGTGGAATAATCTCTGTACCCTGAAAGGGATCAAAGAAACTCACAGTAGCTGTTTAGAGCAGATCACTTTCCTAGCAGAGCCagcctgctttcttttttttccctgctgggaAGAGGCAAATGAGACTGAGCTGTGGCAAAGAGAACTGGGAGATGCTTCCAGGACAAAGGATCACATCACAGATCAAACCCCACACCGTGACAGTGCCCTTAGATTTGGGTGGGTTTCTCTTTCGCTGCCTTAAATGAGACTGTAAGGAATCCATGCAGTGTAAGCTGCTAGTCTCAGAGCTCACCTTAGGAATCACGTAGCCTCGGAAATTCACATCAGCAGGAGTAGCTCGTGATACACCCATGGGGACAATGTTGGCAAACCTTTGTATTTCATGTATCACTGCATCTGTATAAGGCATTTTTTTCCGGTCCTCCAACTTGGGCAGCTCTCCTGGTTCAATGACGTGGTTCATTTCTTCCTGAATCTTTCcttggagggaggaagggattgAGAAGCTGATAACCTTCTTATTTTGCAACTGAGATACCCTCCAATCTGGCCAAGATGAAGGAAAGGGAAACCTTGGAGGGGTATTTGGGGAGGACAGGAGTGGGTAAGTCAGGGCATGGCATGGTTCTTTCAGCTTTATTGTTTGAATGGAGCCACTACTGCACACCCCATCCCCGATTTTGATCACACACCTTTGTTACCCCATAACCTCCAACAGAAACCAGATCAGAATCAGCTTCTGAGGAGACCTTTAGTGACGTAAGCCCATAGCCTGCAGGAGAATAACGATGGGGGAGCTTTACTGTAACTGTATACTGGCCCTTAGCCTCTCCCACTTGGCTGGGCTGGTTTACTGCAACCCAGCTGAACAAAATTCCTCTGCAAAGTCAACGGTTGTTATCTCTCTCTGGCTACTCAGAATCATTACTCTAGAAAACACTGAATGAGTTCCACTCTGCTCCACAACCAAAGCCTCAAGCATGCAATCCTGTATTGTACAAGAGGACTTCTCAGCCTTACTTTGAATTTCTGGGTATTTCATCATGAGAAGGAGACCCCAGCGCATAGTCGTAGATGTAGTCTCAGACCCAGCAGCAAAGAGGTCCAGGGTTGAAAACAACAGGTTTCCATTGCTGAATGCAGTGTGGGGTTTCTTGGACTCcttcaaaaccaaccaaaacatgGCCATGAGTTCTACAGCAGCATGTGACTCTGCTGCCACCACTTTCATCTGCATATTAGCTTTTTTGTGACTTGGAATGTTCTGGGAAACAAAATGTTTAGTGTTTTTAGCAGTAGGGTCTATGCTGTATGGAATATGTCTGGTCCCAAGCATAGGTGTAACCCCCAGGTCAGTTGGAATTTAGTTACTGCAATGAACTTTATCACTGCAGCACTCTTGCAGGAAGGTTTGGGATGATGTCCTCCTTATGTGCTGAGTGGTAACTTATTTCATCAATGTGGGATGTGTTGACAACTACATCCCTTTAACCAGCAGTTGCAGTGGAGCCATGAAGTGAGTACAGCACAGCTCACTGTGAGTAGGAGCTTTGATAcactctgctcactgcaggtcttCTGTTTCCACTCAGTCCTGGTCCCTGGCAGGTGGTAGGGACTGGCAATAAGATGGATGGACTAGCAATAAGAACTAAGAGAACAGGAAGATGCTGAAACTTAGCTTTTAAAGTACCTGTTGTTGCTTCATCAGAAAGGCATCAACAAAGCCTGTCAAGTTATTTTCATTAAACTCTTCTTTGTGTTCCTGGAAGAGCTTCTGGAGAAAAGCATTCAGTTCACTGATGTTTCGTAGCACAGTCCTGGAAGCTCCAGAGAGAAGTCCAAGGGATGGGTAGAAATTATATAACTGTGGAAGAAGAGAAGTCTTACTGTTAATTGGCGTTTTGAACATCTCGAATCACCCTGCTGGTCCCTTGTCCCACGTCCTGACATTTCAGGCTGTAACTGCCCTACATTTGCTTGTACAGACCAAGCAGCtctgaagtgctgcagaaaTTGGCTTTTCTCTGTTACATCTATGCATGAGTCCTTGCCATGACTTTTGGGAGGTTCATCAGCTTAATTTTTTCTCAGGGCTCCCAGCTTTGTAGGTGGTGGCACAGAAGGTCTTGGGTGTGAAAGCTGGGAATGTAAGCATGGTACTTGTCCCAGGGAAAGCCCTCAGGTGTGTCACATCCTGTAGCAGCTGAAGGGACTTGaactggccacctctgcagTCAGACAATATTGATGAATCAGTATGGTGCTTTCCAAGCCAATTAGTTCAGGCATGGCACTAAGCTAACCCAGCTGCACCATTCCTAGAAGCTGGACTGAGCACAGCATTGCAGTATGTCACATGGACATATGTGCTGCCAGTTCTCACCCCCATCATCCCACAAGTGTTGTGCTCACCTCCAAGGAGACCACTAGCTGCCCTGCTAGATGATGCAGCAAACACCTGCTGGTAGCTGTTATCTGGTGCTGCATTCTGGGAGGCTGTCTGCTCATAGTGTGTAACTCTGGCTGTGCTTGGGTGATGCTTACTGGGTTTAGCTAGCCTGCAGTTAGAGCCAGCCACAGACAGACCTCTGTGTGTTGACTCCACTGCTGCTCAAAGCAGAAGCTTTGCATTAGGAAGGAAGGAGCTTACATCAGCTGTTAGTTTGTGAAGACTGAATTTCAGCAGccaaaaataaaagaattcTGTCAGACCTGGTTCTAGGGGAGGCAGAAGACAGTTGCTGAAGGTGTGAAACAAAGGAGGAGACTTGAGATGGCGTTTCAAGGCTGATCTCTGATATAAGAGACTGTGTTTCTGCTCTTCAAAGAGAGTAAAACAGTTCCCTTTGTGAAGACTTTGGGTTCTTTACTAGCAAGCATCACAGACTAAGCACAGGGACCTTGGAATCTGTGCCTTGTAGATACAGACCTGCAGATGTCTTCTGTACAGGCTGGCTGATAATGTTCTTGTTCTCAAGAAACAAGATGTGGGAGGTCAGGA from Dryobates pubescens isolate bDryPub1 chromosome 4, bDryPub1.pri, whole genome shotgun sequence includes these protein-coding regions:
- the LOC104307763 gene encoding cytochrome P450 2K1 gives rise to the protein MAIQTLLQCVGSSSLLYLAVGLVVLLYFLTSLKKSVRNLPPGPRPLPLIGNLNVVDLKKPFQSLTELSKIYGNVFTVHFGPRKAVVLAGYETIKDALSNHAEEFGERAEIPIFRKMTQGNGLAFSHGEVWKTLRRFTLTTLRDFGMGKRTIEIRILEEVNSLIQYFQSYHGKPFDTKMILNNAVSNVICSILFGERFEYDDPEFLTLLKMIHENTKLLGSPMVMLYNFYPSLGLLSGASRTVLRNISELNAFLQKLFQEHKEEFNENNLTGFVDAFLMKQQQESKKPHTAFSNGNLLFSTLDLFAAGSETTSTTMRWGLLLMMKYPEIQRKIQEEMNHVIEPGELPKLEDRKKMPYTDAVIHEIQRFANIVPMGVSRATPADVNFRGYVIPKGTEIIPLLTSALNDKLHWKTPDQFNPSHFLDADGNFIRREAFIPFSIGRRACLGEGLARMELFLFFAGLLRKFVFQPPPGVDKSDLDLTADVGFTLNPMPHLVCAVPCE